Proteins encoded within one genomic window of Solenopsis invicta isolate M01_SB chromosome 10, UNIL_Sinv_3.0, whole genome shotgun sequence:
- the LOC105202468 gene encoding ubiquitin thioesterase trabid, with protein sequence MTSRLEETEQKWTCEYCTYENWPSSLKCTMCRGAKPLLGEDIYRLRDPSPQRGSSNVASGPVSQISPTDNFTSQNYSQNLPSAGKWACSMCTYLNYQNTTRCVQCSNRKPVNQSVNSLASNLHEHLAPLRLADGPPNSGSNSQLNPSPINLHPERLYNMHPEKWSCHVCTYENWPKATKCVMCGHLKEKDRRDKGTLGNVGVILPSPEREHSQRGLPSPPHAPYIHQTQREDNLAIGRRGPHRYTESRNDSLSTPQSPNNCDYERRLKQLRRHTDWCWLNACLGIVEGDNTPVEAYLASGGDPARQLTHSEVLLLNRSSAFDVGHTLVHLAIRFQREDILATLLSQIEGSGSGVKRVPSYVAPDLAVQIRRHVTNSIRLRKGSFPCYFVTDMATFALPAEVEDLPSIVQEQMLEELLDKEAQQQLEGGGGEPPALNWSLEITERLGSRLHALWNRSAGDCLLDSAMQATWGVFDRDNALRRALADTLQQAGQFFYPRWREYEASQASRMLDFTLEETQWQEDWESLLATAAQPGSALEQLHVFALAHILRRPIIVYGVKYVKSFRGEDIGYARFEGVYLPLLWEPSFCIRSPIALGYTRGHFTALVPIEPYASSRIPPLATHGVVSGNNSPLEQLQIQMQTTFMPLMDREHKLLPIHFLTTDEIGREESIYKEWLDVCRTEGGILVAQQKLHKRPLLVAQMLEEWLNHYRRLAQTNEAPFSRPPTLQDYSSDGDTEDE encoded by the exons ATGACCAGCAGACTTGAGGAGACAGAACAGAAATGGACTTGCGAATACTGCACTTATGAGAATTGGCCTTCTTCCTTAAAATGTACCATGTGCAGGGGCGCCAAGCCTCTTTTGGGCGAGGATATTTACCGGCTTCGGGATCCTAGTCCTCAAAGAGGTTCTTCTAACGTCGCTTCTGGTCCCGTGTCCCAGATAAGCCCTACGGACAATTTCACCTCGCAAAATTACAGCCAGAATTTGCCTTCGGCGGGAAAGTGGGCTTGCAGCATGTGCACTTATCTTAATTATCAGAATACAACGCGATGCGTACAGTGCAGCAATCGAAAGCCGGTCAATCAGTCTGTTAATTCGTTAGCATCGAATCTACATGAACATTTAGCACCGTTGCGTTTGGCCGATGGACCACCAAACTCGGGATCGAATTCCCAACTAAATCCCTCGCCGATTAATCTTCATCCGGAAAGATTGTACAATATGCACCCAGAGAAATGGTCCTGTCATGTATGTACTTATGAGAACTGGCCCAAGGCGACTAAGTGCGTCATGTGCGGTCATCTAAAGGAGAAGGATAGAAGGGATAAAGGTACACTGGGAAATGTGGGGGTGATTTTACCGAGTCCCGAGAGGGAACATAGTCAACGGGGTTTACCGTCACCTCCACATGCACCCTACATTCATCAGACGCAAAGAGAGGATAATTTAGCGATAGGAAGGAG aggTCCACATAGATATACAGAGAGCCGAAATGATAGTTTGTCAACTCCTCAGTCTCCGAATAACTGTGATTACGAGCGCCGATTAAAGCAATTAAGACGCCATACCGATTGGTGTTGGTTGAACGCTTGTCTCGGTATTGTCGAGGGTGACAATACCCCTGTTGAAGCTTATCTGGCAAGTGGCGGTGATCCTGCGCGCCAATTGACGCATTCTGAGGTTTTGCTCCTCAATAGAAGCAGCGCGTTTGACGTTGGGCACACCTTGGTGCACTTGGCTATTAG GTTTCAAAGGGAAGATATTTTAGCAACATTGCTGTCGCAAATTGAAGGCTCGGGCTCGGGAGTGAAAAGGGTACCGAGTTACGTCGCACCTGATCTCGCGGTACAGATTCGCCGACATGTCACCAATAGTATACGCTTACGCAAGGGCTCGTTCCCCTGTTATTTCGTTACCGACATGGCCACTTTCGCGTTGCCAGCCGAG gttGAAGATCTGCCGAGTATTGTACAAGAGCAGATGTTAGAGGAATTGTTAGATAAGGAAGCTCAACAGCAATTGGAAGGCGGTGGTGGCGAACCGCCAGCTCTAAATTGGTCTTTAGAAATTACTGAACGATTAGGTAGTCGTTTACATGCGCTATGGAACCGATCGGCTGGAGATTGTCTTTTAGATTCTGCTATGCAGGCTACTTGGGGTGTTTTCGATAGAGACAACGCATTAAGGAGAGCGCTTGCTGATACGCTTCAACAAGCTGGACAATT CTTTTATCCTCGTTGGAGAGAATATGAAGCTTCGCAAGCATCTAGAATGTTAGATTTTACTTTAGAAGAAACACAATGGCAAGAAGACTGGGAAAGCTTACTAGCAACGGCCGCTCAACCCGGAAGCGCGTTAGAACAATTGCATGTGTTTGCCCTCGCCCATATTTTAAGACGTCCTATTATAGTCTACGGagttaaatatgttaaaagttTCCGTGGTGAAGACATAg GTTATGCGAGATTTGAGGGCGTTTATCTACCATTGTTATGGGAACCTTCATTTTGCATCCGTTCACCAATCGCATTGGGTTATACCCGTGGTCATTTTACGGCGTTGGTTCCAATTGAGCCCTACGCCTCGTCCAGAATACCACCCCTTGCAACCCACGGGGTAGTGAGTGGGAACAACAGTCCCCTCGAGCAGCTACAGATCCAGATGCAGACCACCTTTATGCCACTAATGGATCGCGAGCATAAGCTCTTGCCAATACACTTTCTTACGACGGATGAGATTGGTCGCGAGGAATCTATCTACAAAGAATGGTTAGATGTATGTAGAACTGAAGGCGGAATTCTTGTAGCGCAGCAGAAACTTCACAAGAGACCGCTACTGGTTGCACAAATGTTGGAAGAGTGGTTGAATCATTATCGTAGATTAGC TCAAACTAACGAGGCACCTTTCTCGAGACCACCTACATTACAGGATTATAGTAGCGACGGTGATACTGAAGATGAATAG